One genomic segment of Hordeum vulgare subsp. vulgare chromosome 2H, MorexV3_pseudomolecules_assembly, whole genome shotgun sequence includes these proteins:
- the LOC123424750 gene encoding uncharacterized protein LOC123424750, translating to MDYLADLVNLGYFQQVESKDSPLGSQNSYVVSGLMHDFARMVSRAECGIVDGLQCNDMLPTVQHLAVVYRKDQHRNMSCTSKFEDDLRNAVTSVRKLRTLLLIGQYDCSFFQSFKDIFQKARDIRLLQISATFADFNSLACSSINPTHLRYLTLTVNEVQGDLPQVFRNFCHLQVLDVGSNTHLNVPYGMNNLVSLRHLVAAPISRIGTLTSLQKLSNFSIQDSDGFQIIELQSMNDLVQLGISQLQNVKTREEAHRAGLQDKWHLEKLYLSWKDIMSYVEYDLDDSDEYLSSMPYEPSTIIEIECLLTEVHVGPESSSSGVEMEERLLTQVHEIPEACTSTEMEEHSPAEVLEGLRPYKNLKHLRISEYTGATSPSWLASNAPVTSLQTLHLENCGEWQILPSLEGLPFLANLSLSNMPKVKEVSIPSLEELVLIKMPKLERCSCISLNDLNSCLRALIIQNCPALKVFDLFGNGHKFKIEQNSWLPRLCELTLKNCHILVVPHPLPSSSTACRISMSRVPKFPRIEVSSSGSLTIGEDFDDYDYDYDLPFDKLSDELFVLDGNVLAFHNLRFLTQLIICGCRKLTSISLKGLSQLESLKTLKITYCPGLSGFDAPLEHALPSLKYLGIGSCGIAWEWLSLILQHAPALTELDLWYCPNLESLQLNSCTALEKLHVCTCKSLGTLDVFQSRSLRNMELSDVPNLESLQLNSCTALEKLKVYSCESLGTLDVFQSRSLRNMELSDVPNLESLQLNSCTALEKLKVYSCESLGTLDVFQSRSLRNMELFKVPKLKSLELNFCTALEKLKVRGCESLGALDVLQSRSLRDMEVVRLPRLKSLQLHSCTALEELAIRETAVCVLEGSQSLRKLEFYSNQDLKSLQLHSCVLLEQLGIWSCTSLSTLEGFQSLGSLTHLYLYDCPGLHSCLEGLPVQGYELCLQLEFLEINDFSFLATPFCKQLKSLQHLVICGFHGETKAPGLTDEQETGLLLLGSLTQLQFAHYEHLKYIPAGLYRLRSLRVLEISFCPSISRLPDLPPSLEELSILRGSEELAGQSKSLASSKLKVEIDHQYVH from the coding sequence ATGGACTATCTGGCTGATTTGGTGAACCTGGGATACTTCCAGCAAGTTGAAAGCAAAGACTCCCCTTTAGGCAGTCAAAATTCATATGTTGTGTCTGGTCTAATGCATGATTTTGCAAGGATGGTTTCTAGAGCCGAGTGTGGAATTGTTGATGGTCTGCAATGTAATGACATGTTGCCCACTGTACAACATTTGGCGGTTGTATACAGGAAAGATCAGCATAGGAACATGTCTTGTACCAGCAAGTTTGAAGATGATTTGAGAAATGCAGTTACATCCGTGAGAAAACTGAGGACATTGCTGTTAATTGGGCAATATGACTGTTCCTTCTTCCAATCCTTCAAAGACATATTCCAGAAGGCACGTGATATACGTCTTCTGCAAATATCTGCTACATTTGCAGATTTTAATTCCCTCGCGTGCAGCTCTATAAATCCTACTCATCTTCGCTATCTAACACTTACAGTCAATGAGGTGCAGGGAGATTTGCCTCAGGTTTTCAGAAATTTTTGCCACCTTCAAGTATTAGATGTCGGGTCAAACACTCATCTTAATGTACCTTATGGCATGAATAATCTTGTCAGCTTAAGGCATCTTGTTGCAGCTCCCATTTCTAGAATTGGCACATTGACCTCACTTCAGAAGCTAAGCAATTTCAGCATACAAGATTCTGATGGCTTTCAGATTATAGAACTTCAATCCATGAACGATCTTGTCCAACTTGGGATTTCCCAACTTCAAAATGTTAAAACTCGGGAGGAGGCTCACCGTGCTGGACTGCAAGACAAATGGCACTTAGAAAAGCTGTACTTGTCCTGGAAAGACATCATGTCATATGTTGAATATGACTTGGATGACAGTGATGAATATCTCAGTAGCATGCCCTATGAACCTTCTACCATCATAGAAATAGAGTGTTTGCTAACAGAGGTGCATGTGGGTCCTGAAAGTTCTAGCAGCGGTGTGGAAATGGAGGAGCGCTTGCTAACGCAGGTGCACGAGATTCCTGAAGCTTGTACCAGTACAGAAATGGAGGAGCACTCGCCAGCAGAGGTTCTTGAGGGTCTTAGACCATACAAAAATCTAAAGCATCTTCGGATATCTGAGTACACTGGTGCTACCTCTCCATCTTGGCTTGCCAGCAATGCCCCAGTTACCTCTTTACAGACGCTTCATTTAGAAAACTGTGGAGAATGGCAGATACTTCCATCTCTTGAAGGGCTTCCGTTTCTTGCAAActtaagcttgagcaacatgccaAAAGTAAAAGAAGTATCCATTCCTTCGTTGGAGGAGTTGGTGTTAATTAAAATGCCAAAGTTGGAGAGATGCTCCTGCATTTCCTTGAATGACTTGAACTCTTGTTTAAGGGCTCTTATAATTCAGAACTGCCCTGCactgaaggtgtttgatctgttcgGGAACGGCCATAAATTCAAAATTGAGCAGAATTCATGGTTGCCACGTCTTTGTGAACTTACTCTAAAGAACTGTCATATTTTGGTGGTACCACACCCTTTACCATCCTCAAGTACTGCTTGTCGTATTTCCATGAGCAGAGTCCCGAAATTTCCAAGAATAGAGGTATCGTCCAGCGGAAGTTTAACCATCGGCGAAGATTTTGATGactatgattatgattatgatcttccttttgacaaGTTATCTGATGAGCTGTTCGTGTTAGATGGAAATGTTTTGGCATTCCATAATCTAAGATTCCTGACACAGTTGATAATATGTGGTTGCCGAAAACTAACGTCTATTTCACTCAAAGGATTAAGTCAGCTTGAATCCTTAAAGACACTGAAAATAACGTACTGTCCCGGGCTTTCCGGTTTCGATGCTCCATTAGAGCATGCCCTCCCATCACTCAAATATCTAGGTATTGGGTCATGCGGAATAGCGTGGGAGTGGCTATCTCTGATTCTGCAACATGCGCCAGCACTGACGGAATTGGATTTATGGTACTGCCCAAATTTGGAATCACTACAACTGAACTCCTGCACGGCACTGGAAAAGTTGCACGTATGTACATGTAAATCGCTTGGCACACTAGATGTCTTTCAATCCCGTTCCCTCAGGAATATGGAATTATCTGATGTCCCAAATTTGGAATCTCTACAACTGAACTCCTGCACGGCACTGGAAAAGCTGAAAGTATATTCATGTGAATCGCTTGGCACACTAGATGTCTTTCAATCCCGTTCCCTCAGGAATATGGAATTATCTGATGTCCCAAATTTGGAATCTCTACAACTGAACTCCTGCACGGCACTGGAAAAGCTGAAAGTATATTCATGTGAATCGCTTGGCACACTAGATGTCTTTCAATCCCGTTCCCTCAGGAATATGGAATTATTTAAGGTCCCAAAATTGAAATCCTTAGAACTGAACTTTTGCACGGCACTGGAAAAGTTGAAGGTCCGTGGATGTGAATCGCTTGGCGCACTAGATGTCTTGCAATCCCGTTCCCTcagggatatggaagtagtgcgtCTCCCAAGATTGAAATCCCTACAGCTGCACTCTTGCACGGCACTGGAAGAGTTGGCCATCCGTGAAACTGCAGTCTGTGTGCTAGAGGGCTCGCAATCACTCAGGAAGTTGGAATTCTACAGCAACCAGGATTTGAAATCTCTACAGCTGCACTCGTGCGTGTTACTGGAACAGTTGGGTATTTGGAGCTGTACATCACTCTCTACACTAGAGGGATTTCAGTCACTTGGTAGCCTCACGCATTTGTATCTATATGATTGCCCTGGCTTGCATTCATGTTTGGAGGGTTTGCCAGTGCAGGGCTACGAATTATGCCTTCAACTGGAATTTCTTGAAATCAATGACTTCTCTTTCCTTGCCACACCATTCTGCAAGCAACTCAAATCACTCCAGCACCTAGTTATTTGTGGTTTCCATGGAGAAACAAAAGCACCAGGACTAACAGATGAGCAAGAGACAGGGCTTCTGCTCCTCGGTTCCCTCACACAGCTCCAATTTGCGCATTACGAGCATCTCAAATATATTCCTGCAGGCCTGTACAGACTTCGCTCCCTCCGTGTGTTGGAGATTTCATTTTGTCCGAGCATCTCAAGGTTGCCGGACCTCCCGCCTTCTCTAGAGGAGTTGAGCATCCTCCGCGGCAGTGAGGAGCTGGCAGGTCAATCcaaatcactagcatcaagcaAGTTAAAGGTCGAAATTGACCACCAATATGTGCACTGA
- the LOC123424751 gene encoding putative disease resistance protein RGA4 — translation MEDAYLVPAILWLLQTILATLGIRELDSWIRQAGLQGLIENLRSELEVLQALASDAKGMARRSARLDKSLADLKRFLYDADDLVDELDYWRLRQQVEGGQHALPSSSNDAYNHYASDGVTQNTTMTTPVALQEPDGMHEAAQVDHGTLRGDDNIPGTSSRGKKRSKAWDDFVDIKDGNGKTVQAECRHCKKRVQYKGAQGPRVLTTHVNSAYCKNTREARPQQPSHSSIDAAAQNATPVAVFNSSSTPMMGTNQEPIQTTAATAHPWNKDEFSSRMREITRQLHDIREDVTMNINMLGFDSGASSSHHQSTASDPSRRTSSLLQGKVYGRDEEKDSIINRMTAGKSDSVTVLPIVGIGGTGKTALAQFVYNDPNMQNQFDQCIWVWVSNSLDEMIITREMLDIVPPEKHEGLCSLDKLQQVLKTHIESKRVLLILDDVWDDMNDGRMDVILAPFKSDNVKGNVILVTTRYLSVAKRIGTTEPVVLGALKDEDLWSLFKARAFRDENYEGHGNLTNIGWKIASKLKGNPLAAVTAGELLRVDLTVGHWNKILKDEDGKLLGRSGRIMSSLKLSYDQLPYHLH, via the exons ATGGAGGACGCTTACCTTGTGCCGGCGATTCTGTGGCTGCTGCAGACCATCCTCGCCACCCTCGGGATCCGCGAGCTGGATTCATGGATCCGCCAAGCCGGGCTTCAGGGTCTCATCGAGAACCTCAGGTCCGAGCTCGAGGTACTCCAGGCGCTGGCTTCCGATGCAAAGGGGATGGCCCGCCGGAGCGCGCGGCTGGATAAATCTCTCGCGGACCTCAAAAGGTTTCTGTACGACGCCGACGACCTGGTCGACGAGCTAGACTACTGGAGGCTCCGGCAGCAAGTCGAAGGAG GCCAACACGCGCTGCCTTCATCCTCCAACGACGCGTACAATCACTATGCCTCCGACGGTGTTACCCAGAATACCACAATGACTACCCCAG TTGCTTTGCAGGAGCCTGATGGCATGCATGAAGCAGCACAAGTAGATCATGGAACATTGAGGGGCGATGATAATATTCCGGGGACAAGCAGTCGTGGCAAAAAACGGTCCAAGGCATGGGATGATTTTGTcgacataaaagatggtaatgGGAAGACCGTGCAGGCAGAATGTAGACACTGTAAAAAGAGAGTTCAATACAAAGGTGCACAAGGACCAAGAGTCTTGACAACTCATGTCAATAGTGCCTACTGTAAGAATACGCGAGAAGCACGTCCCCAGCAGCCAAGTCATTCAAG CATAGATGCTGCTGCTCAAAATGCCACTCCCGTTGCTGTCTTTAATTCATCCAGCACACCAATGATGGGAACGAATCAAGAACCAATACAAACTACCGCAGCTACTGCTCACCCTTGGAATAAGGACGAATTTTCCAGCAGGATGCGAGAAATAACACGTCAGTTGCATGACATCCGAGAGGATGTGACAATGAATATAAACATGCTTGGgtttgactctggtgcaagttcAAGTCACCATCAAAGTACAGCCTCAGATCCAAGCCGAAGAACATCAAGTCTTCTTCAAGGCAAAGTGTATGGGAGAgatgaagagaaggactccatcaTAAACCGGATGACAGCTGGCAAATCTGACAGTGTAACTGTTCTGCCCATTGTAGGCATTGGAGGTACAGGGAAGACAGCTCTCGCACAATTTGTATATAATGACCCAAATATGCAAAACCAATTTGACCAATGCATATGGGTTTGGGTGTCTAACAGCTTGGATGAAATGATAATCACAAGAGAGATGTTAGATATTGTCCCTCCAGAAAAGCACGAAGGTTTATGCAGCCTTGACAAACTTCAGCAGGTCTTGAAAACCCATATTGAATCAAAGAGGGTTCTACTGATATTAGATGATGTATGGGATGACATGAACGATGGCAGAATGGACGTAATACTGGCTCCTTTCAAGTCAGACAATGTAAAAGGCAATGTGATCCTTGTGACGACTAGATATCTCTCTGTTGCAAAAAGGATAGGAACAACTGAGCCAGTTGTGTTAGGTGCTCTGAAAGATGAGGATTTGTGGTCTTTGTTCAAAGCACGAGCCTTTCGTGATGAGAACTATGAAGGGCATGGAAATCTAACAAACATTGGATGGAAAATAGCAAGCAAGCTAAAAGGCAACCCATTAGCAGCAGTAACTGCAGGGGAACTGTTGAGAGTTGATCTTACTGTTGGTCATTGGAATAAAATTCTGAAGGACGAAGATGGGAAGTTGCTGGGACGTAGTGGACGCATCATGTCTTCTTTGAAGCTTAGCTATGAtcagttgccgtaccatctacACTAA